Genomic window (Vigna unguiculata cultivar IT97K-499-35 chromosome 10, ASM411807v1, whole genome shotgun sequence):
AATTCgttgaatatttcaaattataaattattaaaataaatgatgacCATTGACATCAATTCTTACCAAAACTTCAAAATCTTTTCAAAACCAATACAAAATTTCTTACGACATATCaactttcatatattttaccataattttatttaataactttcaattgaataatttattctaaaattcactacTAATTACAAATTCCTATcatacaattaatattttcagAAATTTAGATTATCTAAAACTGATAACTTGATCTAAAAAACCATGTATATCAAAATCAATGTATGGAAATGTATATATGAATAATCATGTTATATCAAAATCAATGAATGGAAATTTATATATGAAtgagatattaaaatataagataggCTCCTTGAGCCGGGCCCCAGATAACATAAACACAACCTGATAAAATATGAAGTAAAGCACAAGATAGGAATAGCAAAGGAAAGTTGAGAAATTCAAGAACAGGTCTGAGAAATATACATGTATAGAACGAGTTGCTAGAACGTTACTATATGTTTTTGTACAAAGATTTCATCCAGAGGTCATCAAATACTTTTACTCCAGACAAACATCCTTGGCTACTGACAGTCCCTCTGTTGGTATATCTTCTAACAAATAATTGACAATATCTAGTTGACAAAATTACAAATGAACCAAAAGAATTCCTATATGATATAAGAGGGggaaacaaaaattttaatataaaattatgggGGAGTTAGTTCCCCAAATTGAAAGCAAAAATTTACACACACAAAACCAAAGAATCATTCAGCTGGGGTCCTAGATTGTGGGTTGTCTTCACCTAAATCAGACTGAGAATTACTAGCAGCAATAGAAGGAGGAGACCACTGATCTGGAAGCATGAGAAAGTAAGTGGTCATTGCTTTCCTGAACCTTTTCTTGTATTGCTTGGGTGATATAACTGTTGGAGGTGTGTTCTTTGGTCCCCCAAGTATGCCTGAAGCTTTTACCCATGTTTCAAGATGCTTGTCCCAGGTATACTGTCTCATGAAATCAATGATCCCAATAACCAACTCATGCTTCTCTTCATCCACCCCAACCAGTAAAGAATAGTCCATTACATCAACAGACTGCACAATAGGAAAACAAATGCATGTGATGCCCATTTTGAAAGAAAACCAGTTAAGAGACGGAAGAATATCATCACAAACAAAAAGTTGAGACTTACAGCAAGAAAACCAGTGTCATTCCAGACAGCTCTCTCTAAAGATCGTTTCGCTTTGTTTCCCACGAATATAGGAGAAGTTGGCATTGCTTCAATTAAGTTCTGGTCCAGTAGAACTTTGTTTTTCCCGGTAATATCTGCATTATACCGAGACCTGGAAGATCCTTTAAGATCGTAAAGTCGTGTCACAGTCCTCCTATACAGAAGATTCTCCATAACCAAAACATCCATCCTTGACTCTTTCCCTCCTTTAATATGCTTCGATGTAACCTTTCCAATAGAATGCCATTCAAACATAATGAGGTTAAGATAATATGGGTTGTAATCAAGTGAAGCAAAATATAGCATTGTATACCATCTATCCAACAATTAATAATCTCAAAAGGATTATTTATTACATGGTTGCTCCTTAGTCATCATGTATTTACCACATTAAAAATTGTGTTCGTCAGATgctttaacaaaatataaaaaagttattttggtATTTGGTCTACTTACAATTATCACCGCTCATGAATGCTTTAACTTCTATGAACAGCTTAGGCTTGATTTCTACTAAAATTTTCAGTTTACAAATAAACCTAAAGGAAATAAATGTTAGGCTCGAAAGATAAGTACCTGGTATATGCCAAGAATTTTAGCCAGACATGTCGGACTTCCTGTGGCTATGGATTCAGAAAGATACTTGAAGTATTCAGGACCAAATTTAATGAATGATTCTAGCTCTGTTTTCGTAActtgttttatgataaatcgATCATCCAATGTTTTTGCAAAAAATACATTACTCTTCCCACCTTGAGCTCCCCATTTCTTACAGCGACTCAGAGACCTTATATAGTCAAGCTCAGAAGGACAAGACACCCTTCTTAAGGCTTCAAAACGCTTGGCATAGTAACAAGTCACAGAATATTTTACCTTGCCAAGGGGACCGTCTTCTCCAAAGGAAACTCTGGCATGCATAGCCTTGGTATATAACATTGGATCAAACATTGATGAACTACGAGACCCAGACATGGAAAGTATCATATCCTCTATCGATCCAAAACTTTTCTGAGAATCAAAGGCTGTTTCATCAACAGAAGAGAATGACTGGAAGGTGCCTGAGtcagaaaaatatgatgaagTGAACTCACTTCCTTCTCTTGGCCTTTCTTCATCAGTCAATTGGAAATGATATTCTGATGACATCAGGGCATAAGCTATAACACTTGAGGGTTCGTCATCATATACTGGTATTACAGTGTCATTGACACCAATAGGCATAAGCAGTCTTGCCCCACCCTGGAGTTCCTGCTTCCGGAAAGATGACATGTAAACAGGATTGTAGTCAACTAGGGTATCAAACTTCTGCGTACTAGCAAAAAGGTTTTTGTTAAATTGGCGATAGAAGTTCAAGAAGGGCATTCCTAACCAGCTCGAAGAGTCTTCCATATTATCGTGACCTTTAAATGAAGAATAAAAACTCTTGGAACAATTTTGATCTTCTGTACGATCCCCTAGATGATATGTTTCCTTTTGTACACCGATCATCAAAGTATCTGCCAAATCGGGATTCATAGAACTGTTATCTTTTGAAATGCCAAATCCAGAGTGATTTTCACCAGTCCATTTTGCATCAAGTGTTTCAGACAAACTAGGTACGACGGGTAATGGCCCATCTGATAGAGTTCTGCGAACACCCAATTCAGGTTCTAAAATATCAGATTGATCATTTATACTTTTTCCGATTGAAATAGATCTGTCATCTTTctcatgattttctttttcgGCCATCTCACTTTCTAGATCTTGTGAACTTTTCCCATCAACTACTGCTCTTCCTCCTCCAAGGCAAGGATTTTCGTTAAGGTTTGGACCACCATGAACAGAGTTGATGGCCATTTTATTTTCATCGACAGTTTTCTCCTTATCTTCGGAAATTGGACTGCTTGAACCGGATCCATTATTGGAGTTGGCTAGGTTTGCTGCATAAATAAGGCGGTGATCCCACATATATGATTGAAAAAGTAACTGCCTCCACAATCGATTAATTTCCAGAATGTCAATCCCCGGTTGGCCATTTCTCTTTTCTTGATTCAAAATCTTTCGCAGAGATTCCTAAGTAATTAGAAGAGAGAATGATTCAACTTCAAGCCTTTCaaacttcttatattttgtttcaaatttaaattataaaattttaaaaaatattgagtcCAGTAAAATTCTAACCAAAAAAATACCGCTAAACCATAAAGTTTCAAGTATTCTACTAACACATGGATGGTTTTATATCTAACAGTTACTGCTAACAAGATTAATCATTAAACCATGCTAATACTAGAGAAGGGAACTCAAATGAAGCTATAAAGTATGATACCGAAGACCCCACCTCAAATTCTAGTTTCTCCTTTTGCAACATCCCCTCTAGTTCAGCTACTTGGCGTCTTAATTCAGGTGATTTATGGCCATTACTCATTTGTACTGCATTAGATCTTTGCTCTCCAATTTGACTGAGACCATTGAGTACCTCCGAGAATAAAAGCTCTGCCCGGTTGACCACCTGTAACAACCAGAAATTAGATACACCATTATCATAtaaccaaattttaatttcaagacCCAAAGACTGCAAGTATTGAACCTCATCTAATTCTCGCTGTATCCAATCCTGATTCCCATAATCAAATATAAGTGTGTGAGGGGGAAGGTAGACAGAGTGAACATCAATGGATGCGTATCGAAAACAAGCAACCATTTGTCCAAATCTGCAAGTGAATCATGAATATGATTGATTAATGAAAGCCACAAAAAGGCTGCTAAAAGTAAAGATGTTAGCCcaacagaaaaaaagaagaagcttgAATAGCACAATaagaaaaatagatttataAGGTTTTAACAGTCCTCCAAAAAATAGGTCATAAAAATCCTTCTCTTTTACATAATCaggatgatgaaaaataaagaaatgctttatttttttaacccaaCCTTTGTGTCTTAAATCAAGAagttcattataaaaatatgagatcAATACTTGCTTGTTCACTCATAAACCTTACCATTACTTGTTTAgctaaaaccaaaaaaataggGAAGACTATAATCACCCGTAAAAACGAAGACAATCTCTGTGTAATGAATGGCCACAGCTTGCCACCCTGCTGGCTGCAGCATGGTTTGAGAAACTGAGCTCCAAAAATTTCCCTAAAGATAAACCCCAAGCAGCATCAGACATTACTATCCTCTGTGTAGCAGGAGGAAAGCCATTGATTCTTGGACACCGCAAGCACCTGTGCCACATCCAAATCTTTCCATCCCTTTCCCCGGGTAGAATAATTTCTGGTAGTTTCTTGACTGATATGGTAAGTGTTCCCTGACGATGAGTATAGCATTGCACATGTGCTTCTGATGGCATTTCACAAGAATGGCATCGATAACTCTGAAAAGTAGtgacaataacaataaaaactacTGCTATAGTTCAACCAACAAAGACATTTATTCCTAGAACAGACAATTAAGTACCTGATCAAATAAGTGGTCCCGCAGATACCGACCCAATGGTTTATCAAAATTGCCATAGTATCTAATTCGAAAGAGATGAGACCTCTCACACACAGTTCCCTTCCATACACATCGGGAGGACAAAGACACCAAAATGCTTTGATGGTCAGACGGGGATGGAGGAAACACTTCTTTTTCAAGAATAAACTCTTCATTTGGGATTTCAAGATTCTCGGGATGGTTTTGACCATCTTTTGGAGATAAAGATCCTGACCCACTTAACTGGTTTGTAGAGATTTTGCTATCACCATTCTCTGAAGTTCCAGGGTCGACTGCAGTAGGATCATCCACAATAACCAGGGTGTCATCCACCATAGAAGTTTCTTCCACCACAGGTTGTTTGGAGTTCATTTCATTTCTGTCTCTACTAGTGCGTGGAAGATGCTTATCACGGTGTGATTCTGCAATTGAATTTCCTGAAGCAACAATGGAGGAGAAAAAGGCAGTTGAATGGTCGAGACTTGATCCAAGTGGCATCAATTGAGAAGCACCATTAGAAACACATGGCCCTGCACTGCAGGTCGTAGATGCTAGTTCAGAAATTGGGACACTTTGGGTTCTCCGTGGTCCAGTGTCAGGTTCATGCCCTTGAGGCTTTTCATTGTCAGCAATACCGAAACCCGGAACTGTTGAAATGGACCTCTGAATGGCTAATGCTTGATCTGGAAGGGCCAGACTGTTTAACGGAATTTCTGGCAGGGATGCTCCCTCATCAGCAAGAAAAGATGTCTCCATAGCCAAATGGTAAGCTGCAAAAACTCCATACTGAACCACATGCTTTACCTTTTTCAACTCATCCTTGTCAGCCCCTTTCAGTAAAATCTGTTCAAAATTAGAAACACAAGATAAATGAACTCTTTTGGGGGCTTGAAGTATGGCCAAAAATAGGCCAACTTTTTGTTGAAATAGTTAATTGGAGTGTAGGGGTGGCAAACTCTTAACCACTTGGTCATACAGGCTCGTGTTTGCACAGTGTATAAAGATCAGAGTATTCAGAAATTAAAAGTCAACAATTGCCTGAAGCCCGAAGGCCTTTTTCTTATTACATTGAATAACATAAAAATGATaaggaaaaacaaataaagactTACGGTGAAACCAAATGGTTTTGGGCAACCTTCAAAAAACATCAatgttttcaatgtttttttcccACACTGACCAACACAGTTTAGGTCTTCAAGAAACTTCTCAACATGAACTGATTCACAGTAACCCAACTTTTGCGATGAAAGATGATCGATCGAAGGCACTATTTGAGTACCTGTGCAGCGTGCTACGCGCTCCAAAAGTGGTCTCTTGACATTGAGAACCAGAGTTATGTCTTTTGCAAGAAGATATTCCTGTGCATATCGTGAGACTGATTTCTCCACTAACAACATGTTTGGCTGGTGTGAAGCTATCTTTGCCACAGCCATCTTCAGATGGTCCATTTCCTAGACAAATGATATAAAAT
Coding sequences:
- the LOC114166794 gene encoding 1-phosphatidylinositol-3-phosphate 5-kinase FAB1B — encoded protein: MDAVDKTFSELVSIVKTWIPWRSEPANVSRDFWMPDQSCRVCYECDSQFTLFNRKHHCRLCGRIFCNKCTTNSIPAPVWIIVGKDSCSTNKSASNNLELEKIRVCNYCYKQWEQGVVAFDNSIPVSNLDNSASASTSSLNSSKSSATANSSNITLCSMPYSVGSYQQVQQGSVLNLHKSPVKGKDTDTDREGLSPLGGRSDIVADLGDSLPKQCGFAINRTDDDEDEYGVYRSDCDTRHYSQGNNYYGQAEFDRIGLIDDSRKVDNDGENIDAKLPSNYSFDTDTQGLEGAPIIAKNEDEPDICDENEAPSSLYVSEDVDVEPVDFENNGLLWLPPEPEDEEDEHEALLFDDDDDDDDGNVIGEWGYIRSSSSFGSGDFRQRDRSNEEQKKVMKNVVDGHFRALVAQLLQVENLSVEDNDENNWLEIVTSLSWEAATILKPDMSKGGVMDPAGYVKVKCIACGNRNESVLVKGVVCKKNVAHRRMSSKVDKPRLLILGGALEYQRVTNLFSSVDTLLQQEMDHLKMAVAKIASHQPNMLLVEKSVSRYAQEYLLAKDITLVLNVKRPLLERVARCTGTQIVPSIDHLSSQKLGYCESVHVEKFLEDLNCVGQCGKKTLKTLMFFEGCPKPFGFTILLKGADKDELKKVKHVVQYGVFAAYHLAMETSFLADEGASLPEIPLNSLALPDQALAIQRSISTVPGFGIADNEKPQGHEPDTGPRRTQSVPISELASTTCSAGPCVSNGASQLMPLGSSLDHSTAFFSSIVASGNSIAESHRDKHLPRTSRDRNEMNSKQPVVEETSMVDDTLVIVDDPTAVDPGTSENGDSKISTNQLSGSGSLSPKDGQNHPENLEIPNEEFILEKEVFPPSPSDHQSILVSLSSRCVWKGTVCERSHLFRIRYYGNFDKPLGRYLRDHLFDQSYRCHSCEMPSEAHVQCYTHRQGTLTISVKKLPEIILPGERDGKIWMWHRCLRCPRINGFPPATQRIVMSDAAWGLSLGKFLELSFSNHAAASRVASCGHSLHRDCLRFYGFGQMVACFRYASIDVHSVYLPPHTLIFDYGNQDWIQRELDEVVNRAELLFSEVLNGLSQIGEQRSNAVQMSNGHKSPELRRQVAELEGMLQKEKLEFEESLRKILNQEKRNGQPGIDILEINRLWRQLLFQSYMWDHRLIYAANLANSNNGSGSSSPISEDKEKTVDENKMAINSVHGGPNLNENPCLGGGRAVVDGKSSQDLESEMAEKENHEKDDRSISIGKSINDQSDILEPELGVRRTLSDGPLPVVPSLSETLDAKWTGENHSGFGISKDNSSMNPDLADTLMIGVQKETYHLGDRTEDQNCSKSFYSSFKGHDNMEDSSSWLGMPFLNFYRQFNKNLFASTQKFDTLVDYNPVYMSSFRKQELQGGARLLMPIGVNDTVIPVYDDEPSSVIAYALMSSEYHFQLTDEERPREGSEFTSSYFSDSGTFQSFSSVDETAFDSQKSFGSIEDMILSMSGSRSSSMFDPMLYTKAMHARVSFGEDGPLGKVKYSVTCYYAKRFEALRRVSCPSELDYIRSLSRCKKWGAQGGKSNVFFAKTLDDRFIIKQVTKTELESFIKFGPEYFKYLSESIATGSPTCLAKILGIYQVTSKHIKGGKESRMDVLVMENLLYRRTVTRLYDLKGSSRSRYNADITGKNKVLLDQNLIEAMPTSPIFVGNKAKRSLERAVWNDTGFLASVDVMDYSLLVGVDEEKHELVIGIIDFMRQYTWDKHLETWVKASGILGGPKNTPPTVISPKQYKKRFRKAMTTYFLMLPDQWSPPSIAASNSQSDLGEDNPQSRTPAE